In Babylonia areolata isolate BAREFJ2019XMU chromosome 19, ASM4173473v1, whole genome shotgun sequence, a single window of DNA contains:
- the LOC143293656 gene encoding S-adenosylmethionine-dependent methyltransferase Rv2258c-like produces the protein MKQCFDLNGPNGIRYESTSFDSMDEIALMLLDSTTEAILQTTGLRQRLENGIKALEVGCGTGRLFLRFASMFPNSHFTLTDLTSKPMERARQHAQQEGLTNVAFRTLDVLEVPDDFKEAYDWIACAEVIHDLPYPLKALQGIHKALRPGGDFSLVDRFVSSYVAQNRDSDESAALYAISTFKCIPESYQQPDSEALGACWGEEKAFQLVRSAGMKAVGLSRCQGFFTLAVCMCEKAQ, from the exons ATGAAGCAGTGCTTTGACCTGAATGGGCCGAATG gtATTCGGTATGAATCAACTTCCTTTGATTCAATGGACGAGATCGCACTGATGCTGCTGGACAGTACCACAGAGGCCATCCTGCAAACCACGGGGTTGAGGCAACGTCTCG AGAATGGCATCAAGGCCCTGGAAGTGGGCTGCGGGACAGGCCGCCTGTTTCTCCGCTTCGCATCCATGTTCCCCAACTCCCACTTCACTCTCACAGACCTGACCTCAAAACCCATGGAGCGAGCCCGCCAGCACGCCCAGCAAGAAGGTCTGACCAACGTGGCTTTCAGGACACTAGACGTCTTGGAGGTGCCGGACGATTTCAAGGAGGCCTATGACTGGATAGCCTGCGCTGAAGTCATCCACGATCTTCCGTACCCGCTGAAAGCACTGCAGGGGATCCACAAGGCGCTGAGACCGGGGGGTGATTTTTCTCTGGTGGACAGATTCGTGTCCAGCTACGTGGCTCAGAATCGGGACAGTGACGAGTCGGCTGCCTTGTACGCCATCAGCACGTTCAAGTGCATCCCAGAAAGTTACCAGCAGCCAGACTCAGAGGCTCTAGGGGCGTGCTGGGGAGAGGAGAAAGCCTTCCAGCTGGTCCGGTCAGCGGGGATGAAAGCTGTGGGCTTGTCCAGGTGTCAGGGGTTCTTCACTCTGGCGGTCTGCATGTGTGAGAAGGCTCAGTGA